One genomic segment of Amycolatopsis granulosa includes these proteins:
- a CDS encoding excalibur calcium-binding domain-containing protein — translation MISRVLGTAAVAGIALLGPAPAVFAAQPADRYNCSDFAYQEDAQAVLDQDRSDPNNLDRDKDGIACEDRPHRPATQPSTPTSSRSPEAPPVTPTKTGAADLDCADFATQAQAQAVLDADRRDPNHLDADHDGYACESRFGEKKAAGGGTQIKVKPVGGVATGGGDAGEPGAGPAVAVGALALVGGGAGTVLLMRRRAGR, via the coding sequence ATGATCAGTCGCGTTCTCGGCACGGCCGCGGTCGCCGGTATCGCCCTGCTGGGTCCGGCACCCGCGGTGTTCGCCGCGCAGCCGGCCGACCGGTACAACTGCAGCGATTTCGCCTACCAGGAAGACGCGCAGGCCGTTCTCGACCAGGACCGGTCCGACCCGAACAACCTGGATCGCGACAAGGACGGAATCGCCTGCGAAGACCGGCCGCACCGGCCCGCCACGCAGCCGTCCACGCCGACCAGCAGCCGCAGCCCCGAGGCGCCGCCGGTGACCCCGACGAAGACCGGCGCGGCCGACCTGGACTGCGCCGACTTCGCGACCCAGGCGCAGGCCCAGGCGGTCCTGGACGCCGACCGCAGGGACCCGAACCACCTGGACGCCGACCACGACGGCTACGCCTGCGAGTCCCGGTTCGGCGAGAAGAAGGCCGCGGGCGGCGGTACGCAGATCAAGGTCAAGCCGGTCGGCGGCGTGGCCACCGGCGGCGGTGACGCCGGTGAGCCGGGTGCGGGCCCGGCCGTGGCGGTCGGCGCGCTCGCGCTGGTCGGCGGCGGCGCCGGCACCGTGCTGCTGATGCGGCGGCGCGCCGGCCGATGA
- a CDS encoding SDR family NAD(P)-dependent oxidoreductase, translated as MGKLDGKTAIVTGAAQGLGEGIARRFADEGATTIIVDRADASDLADGLPLSSAGKKATAVVADVTDSAVAEMVIAETVGRHGRLDILVNNAGTYRVRNIIDETDESFQKQFAVNTYAVFAWSRAAGRGMRDQGWGRIISTSSQLGKVAREGYGIYSASKAAVILLTQALALELGPYGVTANAICPGTMATQLLSTADGRPGMEYAAELGVDLDTAFRDYVAERIPVGRLGVPGDIGALAAFLASDDGGFITGAALNLTGGEQVFF; from the coding sequence TTGGGAAAGCTCGACGGCAAGACCGCTATCGTGACGGGTGCGGCACAAGGACTGGGTGAGGGTATCGCGCGGCGGTTCGCCGACGAGGGCGCGACGACGATCATCGTGGATCGCGCCGACGCCTCCGACCTGGCGGACGGCCTGCCGCTGAGCAGCGCAGGCAAGAAGGCCACCGCGGTCGTCGCCGATGTGACCGACAGTGCGGTGGCCGAAATGGTGATCGCCGAGACGGTCGGCCGGCACGGCCGGCTCGACATTCTCGTGAACAACGCCGGGACCTACCGCGTCCGCAACATCATCGACGAGACCGATGAGAGCTTCCAGAAGCAGTTCGCGGTCAACACCTACGCGGTGTTCGCGTGGTCGCGGGCTGCGGGGCGCGGCATGCGCGACCAGGGCTGGGGCCGCATCATCAGCACTTCGTCCCAGTTGGGGAAGGTCGCGCGGGAAGGCTACGGGATATATTCGGCGTCCAAGGCCGCCGTGATCCTCTTGACCCAGGCGCTGGCACTCGAGCTGGGACCGTATGGAGTGACCGCCAACGCGATCTGCCCCGGGACCATGGCCACCCAGCTTCTGTCGACGGCTGACGGACGGCCCGGCATGGAATACGCCGCGGAACTGGGCGTCGATCTCGATACCGCGTTCCGGGATTACGTGGCCGAAAGGATTCCGGTCGGTCGCCTCGGCGTGCCCGGCGATATCGGCGCTCTGGCGGCATTCCTGGCCAGCGATGACGGCGGGTTCATCACCGGAGCCGCGCTGAATCTGACCGGCGGTGAGCAGGTCTTCTTCTGA
- a CDS encoding class I SAM-dependent methyltransferase yields MRSEEEYGEQFWEERYSSRPSVWSGQPNPQLVAEVADLPPGTALDVGAGEGADSCWLAERGWRVTALDLSATALRRGAEHAARAGVGERIEWVRGDVRTWDPGERRFDLVSAQFLHLRNPELRDLVRRLAGTVTPGGTMLVVQHDAHDLDTTVGRPHLPDRFAAAADVASWLPAGWAVEVAEARPRQATDPDGNPVTVHDAVVRARLP; encoded by the coding sequence ATGCGGTCTGAGGAGGAGTACGGCGAGCAGTTCTGGGAGGAGCGCTACTCCTCGCGCCCGTCGGTCTGGAGTGGACAGCCGAACCCGCAGCTGGTCGCGGAGGTCGCGGATCTGCCACCGGGCACCGCGCTCGACGTCGGCGCCGGCGAAGGTGCCGACAGCTGCTGGCTCGCCGAGCGCGGCTGGCGGGTGACGGCGCTGGACCTGTCGGCGACCGCGTTGCGGCGCGGCGCCGAGCACGCCGCGCGGGCGGGGGTCGGGGAGCGGATCGAGTGGGTGCGGGGGGACGTGCGGACCTGGGACCCGGGCGAGCGGCGGTTCGACCTCGTCTCGGCGCAGTTCCTGCACCTGCGCAACCCGGAACTGCGGGACCTCGTGCGCCGGCTCGCCGGGACGGTGACGCCGGGCGGGACGATGCTGGTGGTCCAGCACGACGCGCACGACCTGGACACCACCGTGGGCCGGCCGCACCTGCCCGACCGGTTCGCCGCCGCGGCGGACGTGGCGTCCTGGCTGCCCGCCGGGTGGGCCGTCGAGGTCGCCGAGGCCCGCCCGCGGCAGGCCACCGACCCCGACGGCAACCCGGTGACGGTGCACGACGCCGTGGTGCGCGCCCGCCTGCCGTAA
- a CDS encoding class F sortase, translated as MTSARWRRWLAIAAIGAALTACGAPAVPAPAPQAPPSGAVAPSNAAPATTVDGPLPHARPVRLEVPAIGVSTGPIVDLGLAGDGALEVPGDAVTTGWFTGSPSPGETGPAVLAAHVDYNHVPGTFNRLKDTRPGDQAIVHRADGTTAVFTVYRVERYPKSAFPTDDVYGDTAGPELRMITCGGAFDRSTRNYEDNIVAYARLFQAYRG; from the coding sequence ATGACGAGCGCACGTTGGCGCCGGTGGCTCGCGATCGCGGCCATCGGCGCCGCTCTCACCGCTTGCGGCGCTCCCGCGGTCCCGGCGCCCGCGCCGCAGGCACCACCGTCGGGTGCCGTGGCGCCGTCCAACGCGGCCCCGGCCACCACCGTCGACGGTCCGTTGCCGCACGCGCGCCCGGTGCGGCTGGAGGTGCCCGCGATCGGGGTCAGCACCGGCCCCATCGTCGACCTCGGGCTCGCCGGTGACGGCGCGCTCGAGGTGCCCGGGGACGCCGTCACGACCGGGTGGTTCACCGGCAGCCCGTCGCCCGGCGAGACCGGCCCCGCGGTGCTGGCCGCGCACGTCGACTACAACCACGTGCCCGGCACGTTCAACCGGCTGAAGGACACCAGGCCGGGCGACCAGGCGATCGTGCACCGCGCCGACGGGACCACCGCGGTGTTCACCGTCTACCGCGTCGAGCGGTACCCGAAGTCGGCCTTCCCGACCGACGACGTCTACGGCGACACCGCCGGACCGGAGCTGCGGATGATCACCTGCGGCGGCGCGTTCGACCGGTCCACCCGCAACTACGAGGACAACATCGTCGCCTACGCGCGCCTGTTCCAGGCATACCGCGGCTGA